One stretch of Desulfovibrio sp. UCD-KL4C DNA includes these proteins:
- a CDS encoding PhoU domain-containing protein, producing the protein MLTFEGLDENFKFLVLEVKNQIAATRNFVNSPSRSLFRKITSRDDYIDNLKTIIENKTYSRINKDTQLDDNTLNKIRAIQLASVNLERIGDYCVNIVNQMAYLEDKSFVNRFESPEAFDIIETTTASIEKGFDDKDMPLALAICKSEYNLDSLYKDNFNRIMAEMGSGKNIPDLVTVLFIFRYLERIGDSLLNIGEAIIFSILGERIKIEQFESLQHTLTVSGFDGSFSDIDFQGIWGSRSGCRIGHVQAKDKENGPPVAQGSIYKEGNLAKIKAERDNLKLWNKMFPGRVPDIFGYHETPAENKASMLVEFLPGCTLDTMILTSDDVDLENGLFTLEQSLRNIWTTTIKKGPFVTNYMEQLKSRQAGVLQVHPEFNRHARSLGSSEIISSAELIDEAISAEHGLPAPFTVFIHGDFNCNNVVYSNADERIRFIDLYRSRNFDYIQDISVFLVSCFRMPIFDRPIRNKINVVISRFYSFAEEFAAENNDPTWKARLTLALVRSFYTSTRFEFNYGFAKEMFNRSMFLLEKINRYSGSWDNFTLPEDILHY; encoded by the coding sequence ATGCTGACATTTGAAGGTTTAGACGAAAATTTTAAATTTCTTGTGCTTGAAGTTAAAAATCAGATTGCTGCGACTCGAAATTTTGTCAATTCCCCATCGCGTTCACTCTTCCGTAAGATCACTTCACGTGACGATTATATTGATAACTTAAAAACAATCATCGAAAACAAAACTTATTCCCGTATAAACAAAGATACTCAACTCGACGACAATACTCTTAACAAAATAAGAGCCATACAATTAGCATCCGTCAATCTTGAACGAATCGGTGACTACTGTGTCAACATAGTTAACCAGATGGCTTACCTTGAGGATAAATCTTTTGTTAACAGATTCGAAAGCCCTGAAGCTTTTGATATAATAGAAACAACGACGGCCTCAATAGAGAAAGGATTTGATGACAAGGACATGCCCTTAGCCCTTGCAATCTGTAAATCCGAATATAACCTCGATTCCCTTTATAAAGACAATTTCAACCGTATTATGGCTGAAATGGGAAGCGGTAAAAATATTCCTGATTTAGTTACAGTCTTATTTATATTCCGCTATCTTGAAAGAATCGGAGACTCACTTCTTAACATAGGCGAAGCAATCATATTCTCCATTTTGGGCGAACGTATCAAGATTGAACAATTTGAATCACTACAACATACTCTGACTGTTTCAGGCTTTGACGGTTCCTTTTCAGACATCGATTTTCAAGGAATATGGGGCTCCCGCTCAGGATGCAGAATTGGACATGTACAGGCAAAAGACAAGGAAAACGGACCTCCGGTTGCGCAAGGAAGCATCTATAAAGAAGGCAATCTTGCAAAAATTAAGGCTGAGCGTGACAACCTCAAGCTTTGGAACAAAATGTTTCCCGGAAGAGTTCCTGACATCTTCGGTTACCACGAAACCCCTGCGGAAAATAAAGCCTCAATGCTGGTAGAATTTTTACCGGGCTGTACATTGGATACAATGATCCTCACCTCTGACGATGTGGACCTTGAAAACGGTCTTTTCACACTTGAACAGTCACTGCGAAATATTTGGACAACGACCATCAAAAAAGGCCCATTTGTAACCAACTATATGGAACAGCTTAAATCCCGTCAGGCCGGTGTACTGCAGGTTCATCCCGAGTTTAACCGTCATGCCAGATCACTTGGATCATCAGAAATAATATCCTCAGCGGAGCTTATTGATGAAGCAATATCTGCTGAACATGGTCTGCCAGCTCCATTCACTGTTTTTATCCATGGGGACTTCAACTGCAATAATGTTGTTTACAGCAATGCAGATGAACGGATCAGATTTATTGATCTCTACAGATCCCGAAACTTTGATTACATTCAGGACATCTCTGTTTTTCTAGTATCGTGCTTCCGCATGCCCATATTCGACAGGCCGATACGGAATAAAATAAACGTGGTAATCTCCAGATTCTACAGCTTTGCGGAAGAGTTTGCGGCTGAGAACAACGACCCCACATGGAAGGCAAGGCTGACGCTCGCACTGGTTCGATCCTTTTACACTTCAACTCGTTTTGAATTTAATTACGGATTTGCAAAAGAGATGTTTAATCGCTCAATGTTTCTCCTTGAAAAAATTAACCGTTACAGCGGAAGTTGGGATAATTTCACACTGCCTGAAGACATTCTTCATTATTAA
- a CDS encoding GAK system XXXCH domain-containing protein: protein MDNESKIEKFIKPEELPDFLRKMAEAIENGESEDMPYFGVIAGFKKLKINISHNSEQTTIKIKAKSAKQTEKQNTSDGLPQKMKYSSLKKRMKDSFKIIFKAIHAGSLPPEEAVSLFLADSKLMVTYEGYGDEYYAEYIDACETFKTAIDDNNLEEAHKACDNLNSIKAHCHSQHK from the coding sequence ATGGACAACGAAAGCAAAATTGAAAAATTTATAAAACCGGAAGAACTTCCAGATTTTCTACGGAAAATGGCAGAAGCTATTGAAAACGGTGAATCGGAAGACATGCCCTACTTCGGAGTTATAGCCGGATTTAAAAAACTTAAAATTAATATCAGTCATAATTCGGAACAGACAACTATCAAAATTAAAGCAAAATCGGCTAAACAAACTGAAAAACAGAATACATCTGACGGTCTCCCGCAAAAGATGAAATACTCCAGCTTAAAGAAAAGAATGAAGGACAGCTTCAAAATCATATTTAAAGCCATTCACGCAGGATCACTCCCTCCGGAAGAAGCTGTCAGCCTGTTTCTTGCTGATTCAAAATTAATGGTCACTTACGAAGGTTATGGCGACGAATATTATGCAGAATATATTGACGCGTGCGAAACATTTAAAACGGCCATTGACGACAATAATCTTGAAGAAGCTCACAAAGCATGTGATAATTTAAACAGCATTAAAGCCCACTGCCATTCTCAACATAAATAG
- a CDS encoding HprK-related kinase B produces MNKNSLTQTEIVEKYRKEFPAAKSLFIDFGGCVIETKVNSEDLLADLKNYFKEFLIAGTKGDILITAHECPPADLGLKYIVKEPDQGKVKIKEEHADLADGRVVYKRLTGMIFAFGRGGNIALGPCIENSNQVINFINNRFIEYKLNQGCLLGHAAGVIKNGRGIAIAGFSGMGKSTLALHLMSKGTTFISNDRVMIEDNDSQVTVYGVAKQPRINPGTALNNPDLARIIAENDKEKFLSLTQTELWNLEHKYDALIDECYGKNKFILRGPLNGLVILNWQRDNSETVIKIVDPIERKDLLPAFMKSTGLFYLPDSSDKIEDPDIDHYAAILSKTTLIEISGGVDFDKATNACLKFMDLGTL; encoded by the coding sequence ATGAATAAAAATAGTTTAACACAAACTGAAATAGTTGAAAAATATCGCAAAGAATTTCCAGCAGCAAAATCTCTTTTCATTGATTTCGGCGGCTGCGTTATTGAAACAAAAGTTAACAGTGAAGATCTGCTTGCAGACCTCAAAAATTATTTTAAAGAATTCCTGATAGCAGGAACAAAGGGCGATATACTTATCACGGCACACGAATGCCCTCCCGCTGACCTTGGACTTAAATATATCGTTAAAGAGCCTGACCAAGGCAAAGTAAAAATAAAAGAAGAGCACGCAGATCTTGCAGATGGACGAGTTGTCTACAAACGATTGACTGGAATGATCTTCGCTTTCGGACGCGGCGGTAATATTGCTCTAGGTCCATGCATTGAAAATTCCAATCAGGTCATCAATTTCATCAACAACCGCTTTATTGAATATAAGCTCAATCAGGGTTGTCTACTAGGCCATGCTGCCGGCGTTATAAAAAACGGTCGGGGGATTGCTATTGCGGGATTCTCAGGAATGGGAAAATCAACTCTAGCCCTCCATTTAATGAGCAAGGGAACTACCTTTATCAGCAATGACAGAGTTATGATCGAAGACAATGACTCTCAAGTAACTGTCTACGGAGTTGCAAAACAGCCAAGAATCAACCCGGGAACAGCCTTAAATAACCCCGATCTTGCACGCATTATTGCTGAAAATGATAAAGAAAAATTCCTGTCCCTTACGCAAACAGAGTTATGGAACCTTGAGCATAAGTATGATGCCCTGATTGATGAATGTTACGGGAAAAACAAATTTATTTTGCGCGGACCGCTAAATGGATTGGTAATTTTAAACTGGCAGAGGGATAACAGCGAAACTGTCATTAAAATTGTCGATCCTATAGAACGTAAAGATCTGCTCCCAGCTTTCATGAAAAGCACAGGACTATTCTACCTGCCGGATTCGAGTGACAAAATAGAAGATCCTGACATTGATCACTACGCAGCAATACTTTCTAAGACGACACTCATTGAAATCAGCGGTGGTGTGGATTTTGATAAAGCGACTAACGCATGCCTAAAATTCATGGATTTAGGCACACTTTAG
- a CDS encoding GAK system CofD-like protein yields the protein MRIKIEKEVNLPDNIKLERYKRTPDLGPKILFFSGGTALKKISSELTQYTHNSIHIITPFDSGGSSAVIRKKFKMPAVGDIRNRLMALADQSVLGNPQIYALFAYRLPKNSTDKFLKKELYQLESGKHPLIMNIPAPMRKIIRNHFRQFSDIMDDFDLRGASIGNIILTAGYLANRRHLDPVIFLFSKLVEVRGIVRPSINKDLHLAARLEDGTTIVGQHLLTGKEENPIISPIEDIWLTNNLNCNEPCKAKIRTKLSDLIQSAELICYPLGSFYSSVIANLLPHGVGTAIMKTRCPKIFTPNTGVDLELKGHTLTHQVERLLHYLQKDDPDNIKVDEVLNFILVDSNNGIYPGGVDKEKINKLGIQIIDCNLISKESTPHLDASLLSKALLSLT from the coding sequence ATGCGTATAAAAATTGAGAAAGAAGTAAATCTCCCCGACAACATAAAACTTGAACGATACAAAAGAACACCGGACTTGGGCCCGAAAATTCTATTCTTCAGCGGAGGGACAGCCTTAAAAAAAATTTCATCAGAACTTACGCAGTATACTCACAATTCAATTCATATTATCACTCCGTTTGATTCAGGCGGCAGTTCAGCGGTTATCCGAAAAAAATTCAAGATGCCTGCTGTGGGAGATATCCGAAACAGACTCATGGCTCTTGCAGATCAATCGGTACTGGGCAACCCTCAAATTTACGCACTTTTTGCTTACAGACTTCCCAAAAACAGCACTGATAAGTTTCTAAAAAAGGAACTTTACCAGCTTGAATCTGGTAAACATCCACTGATTATGAATATTCCTGCGCCCATGCGTAAGATTATCCGTAATCATTTTCGCCAGTTTTCAGATATCATGGATGACTTTGATTTACGCGGAGCGAGCATAGGCAATATTATCCTTACAGCCGGATATCTTGCAAACAGACGTCACTTAGATCCAGTTATTTTCCTATTTTCCAAACTTGTTGAAGTGCGTGGAATTGTACGCCCATCCATAAACAAGGACCTCCACCTTGCTGCAAGACTTGAAGACGGAACAACAATTGTGGGGCAACATCTGCTGACCGGAAAAGAAGAAAATCCCATAATATCTCCTATTGAAGATATCTGGTTGACAAATAATTTAAACTGTAATGAGCCATGTAAAGCAAAAATTCGTACTAAGCTGAGTGATTTAATACAAAGTGCCGAATTAATTTGTTATCCACTTGGAAGTTTTTATTCAAGTGTCATCGCAAATCTTCTTCCTCACGGTGTAGGAACAGCTATTATGAAAACCAGATGCCCCAAAATTTTCACTCCTAACACAGGTGTGGATTTAGAGCTAAAAGGGCATACATTAACTCACCAAGTGGAACGTCTTTTACACTATCTACAAAAGGACGATCCTGATAATATAAAAGTAGACGAAGTTTTAAATTTTATTCTTGTAGATTCAAATAATGGAATTTACCCCGGTGGCGTTGATAAAGAAAAAATAAATAAACTGGGAATTCAGATCATAGACTGTAACCTTATCAGCAAAGAAAGCACTCCCCATCTGGATGCTTCTCTCCTGTCTAAAGCGTTACTTTCACTTACTTGA
- a CDS encoding metal-dependent phosphohydrolase: protein MNTNIPNAEECERLLTEVFKLPEDQLINAELISTVALRIGRDLKWLRDSGPNIALIRAGALLSNVAGHGPDHEQLAGAALRKQGYPEIADIVEAHLDFDFSGEQHVSEKEIVFIATKLVEKDQIISVAYKYDLKIKAAKDNPQEVADLKRKKEIAMKIKTALERETEKNLEELAIADN from the coding sequence ATGAATACCAATATTCCGAATGCAGAAGAATGCGAAAGATTACTGACAGAAGTTTTTAAACTTCCGGAAGACCAGCTTATAAACGCCGAACTTATCAGCACAGTTGCTTTACGAATAGGCCGCGACTTAAAGTGGTTACGCGACAGCGGACCGAACATTGCCCTGATAAGGGCTGGCGCATTACTGAGCAACGTTGCCGGTCATGGTCCAGATCATGAACAACTGGCAGGAGCAGCACTTAGAAAACAAGGATACCCCGAAATAGCCGATATTGTTGAAGCGCACTTAGACTTCGATTTTTCAGGCGAACAACATGTTTCTGAAAAAGAAATAGTTTTTATTGCAACAAAATTGGTTGAAAAAGATCAGATTATCAGCGTTGCTTATAAATATGACCTTAAAATCAAAGCCGCTAAAGATAACCCTCAAGAAGTGGCTGATCTTAAACGCAAAAAAGAAATTGCTATGAAGATAAAAACGGCACTTGAACGTGAAACAGAAAAGAATCTGGAAGAACTCGCTATTGCAGATAATTAA
- a CDS encoding nitroreductase family protein: MTPVTINTDLCKFDELCVRECPLGVLKMVEKGQAPVVSPRKARYCINCGHCMAVCPTNAITLTAFADQNSSPLESDKIADYESIEMFLKTRRSIRKFKKKPLSIDEISDLIHLSAYAPSGHNAQPVSWTVLNQPEKVQELASLVVDWMNELVAQKNPLAEKLFLAGITRAFKSGIDLICREAPALAVNWAPSIGITPDVDAIVSATHLELAAHAKGLGVCWAGYLMAAAKYSEPIRTFLNIPDQHIIHGALLLGHPAVKYRNTPPRHKAVGEKSDAGFIFPARKNEHS, translated from the coding sequence ATGACTCCAGTAACCATTAATACTGATCTATGTAAATTTGACGAACTTTGCGTACGAGAATGCCCGCTAGGCGTTCTTAAAATGGTCGAAAAAGGCCAAGCTCCGGTTGTAAGCCCCAGAAAAGCAAGATACTGTATTAACTGTGGTCACTGTATGGCTGTTTGTCCAACAAACGCTATAACACTGACCGCATTTGCAGATCAAAATTCTTCTCCGCTTGAATCTGATAAAATTGCTGACTATGAATCAATTGAGATGTTTTTAAAAACCAGGCGTTCTATTCGCAAATTCAAAAAGAAACCTCTTTCAATTGATGAAATTTCTGACCTGATCCACCTGTCTGCCTATGCCCCTTCCGGGCATAATGCTCAGCCTGTTTCATGGACTGTTCTGAATCAGCCTGAAAAAGTTCAAGAACTGGCTTCCCTTGTCGTGGATTGGATGAACGAACTTGTTGCTCAAAAGAATCCTCTGGCAGAAAAATTATTTCTTGCAGGCATTACAAGAGCCTTTAAAAGCGGAATAGACCTGATCTGCCGCGAAGCTCCGGCACTGGCTGTGAACTGGGCGCCGAGCATCGGAATAACCCCTGATGTGGATGCAATTGTATCTGCAACTCACCTTGAACTTGCAGCGCACGCTAAAGGTCTGGGAGTCTGCTGGGCCGGTTATTTAATGGCAGCAGCTAAATATAGTGAGCCGATCAGAACATTTTTGAATATCCCTGACCAGCATATCATTCACGGGGCCTTGCTACTTGGCCACCCTGCAGTAAAATACCGCAACACACCGCCTAGGCATAAAGCTGTCGGTGAAAAATCAGACGCAGGATTTATTTTCCCTGCACGAAAAAACGAGCATAGTTAA
- a CDS encoding amphi-Trp domain-containing protein, with translation MTVEKKFLFESLQDSETIGNFLKSLIDGFESGKIDLSTNGDQIQLTPHGLLNFAVKAKTKGENNKIAIKIEWKDAETNEKASTKTLNINS, from the coding sequence ATGACAGTTGAAAAGAAGTTTCTATTTGAATCACTACAAGATTCTGAAACAATCGGTAATTTTTTAAAATCCCTTATTGATGGATTTGAGTCAGGAAAAATAGACCTTTCAACCAACGGGGATCAAATTCAATTAACTCCCCATGGGCTTTTAAATTTTGCAGTAAAAGCCAAAACAAAAGGTGAAAACAACAAAATTGCTATCAAAATTGAATGGAAAGACGCAGAAACTAATGAAAAAGCTTCAACTAAAACCCTAAACATAAACTCTTAA
- a CDS encoding amphi-Trp domain-containing protein translates to MSKDKKNKITVKQTLTQDGVVTYLEDLLKSFKAGQLIINNAEDSVTLNPSEEINFELKAGSKKGKTKFSMKFSWQDQQPENDELSISTEKSDNDSENAD, encoded by the coding sequence ATGAGCAAAGATAAAAAGAATAAAATTACTGTTAAACAAACTCTGACACAAGACGGAGTTGTGACATATCTTGAAGACCTTCTTAAAAGTTTTAAAGCCGGACAGCTTATTATAAACAATGCTGAAGACAGTGTTACCCTTAATCCTTCTGAGGAGATTAATTTTGAGCTTAAAGCAGGTAGTAAGAAAGGTAAGACTAAATTCAGTATGAAGTTTTCATGGCAAGATCAACAACCTGAAAATGACGAACTGAGCATCAGTACAGAGAAATCAGATAACGATTCAGAAAACGCTGACTAA
- a CDS encoding response regulator, producing the protein MDQDFTHVEDAPNNFRFRLIFISAVIIFAALIGYVLWTSYCSQLQVRKTARSFFIGESTKRAMAVGFFFSGRLRELNRLSSSAAMQSFISLQNSPDFDLADQSCLSAFNSIYRAISDAVSIRYHGQDQPFSRIAVLDKNGELLADTDSECILIRDNDSYAKYVVKNNVPQFSVRHSSGDLSIIIGVQCVGTGGDFATILGWVSPDSLFESLNDLTAVPAVGSDFLVIGHTVLALTDNSASESGQLLLMDALDGGWSGVTRLEAGKSGRKVNYLALSSPVKGTSLHIISLVEEQKLYGLLGPQLLLSFSIILFLVVLAGCYYLVRSTIMRQIYDTDIADAARREDAINGQRLELEREIEERKLADYLRIKAESRYRDIFDNAPLGIFQIDMNGDYMTVNTAYASLLRYADTDELLSLGLDAQNKIYYNPDDIHNVVNQLNISGKVAGYEALCVCKDGSLVWTSRDFRLVDSDFGVPSYIEGFVIDITARKKAEEKLLSNQSRLSSIFENSPVALWELDLSILKDKFDSYGEFTVENLRENVLKNQKNTHECVEMIKITAANNLAVDFIGAKSCEELIASGFSSYVQKKSWKYFRSILLDFASGVLRHKSEFYFVREDGKEQFFIVNCTIDPSMEGSWGRVLATVEDISELKRIEKELRLSKEEAQKANAAKGQFLANMSHEFRTPMNAIKGMVQLIQATELTAEQNENLRLIKSSVESLLVIANDILDFSKIDSGHMELQIDFLDLPLFLKEIRDVMDIGAMNKDLEVVLKTENIPVCIEVDSMRLRQVLVNLLGNAVKFTSSGQVVLTAELMTDIDSGRKKKIYFEVSDTGIGLPEGGAEHLFKSFVQADTSITRKYGGTGLGLAICHKLVKLMGGELNGGNNPDGGAVFSFVLPVLECLVGANDEHAKTATGDIDTNYDFSKIKVLVAEDSKMNQILLRKIFEKNGVKNFTIVDNGKEAVDAITESEDFDIVFMDIQMPIMDGFEAARAIRKLHSHVRIVALTANSDLEYWQRCKECGMDIRITKPFNIEDLLTELKKVS; encoded by the coding sequence ATGGATCAAGATTTTACTCACGTTGAAGATGCTCCGAATAATTTCCGCTTTCGTCTGATTTTTATCAGTGCGGTTATCATTTTCGCAGCGCTCATTGGGTACGTCCTTTGGACCAGTTATTGTTCGCAGCTGCAGGTCAGGAAGACTGCTCGCTCTTTTTTTATCGGGGAATCAACCAAAAGAGCTATGGCTGTTGGATTTTTCTTTTCTGGTAGGCTTCGTGAGCTTAACAGGCTTAGTTCCAGTGCTGCTATGCAGTCTTTTATATCACTGCAAAATTCCCCGGATTTTGATCTTGCTGACCAGAGCTGTTTATCTGCATTTAATAGTATCTATCGCGCAATATCAGATGCTGTTTCCATCAGATACCACGGACAGGATCAGCCTTTTTCAAGAATAGCTGTTCTGGACAAAAATGGTGAGTTACTTGCCGATACTGACAGTGAATGTATATTAATCAGAGACAATGATTCTTACGCAAAATACGTGGTAAAAAATAATGTTCCGCAGTTCAGTGTCAGGCATTCAAGTGGAGATCTTTCCATAATTATTGGGGTACAGTGTGTTGGAACTGGCGGAGATTTTGCAACAATTCTTGGATGGGTGAGTCCTGATAGCCTGTTTGAGAGTCTTAATGACCTCACTGCAGTGCCTGCCGTTGGTAGTGATTTCCTTGTAATAGGGCACACTGTTCTTGCTCTCACCGATAATTCAGCCAGTGAAAGCGGACAATTATTGCTTATGGATGCTCTTGATGGAGGATGGAGCGGAGTAACACGGCTTGAGGCTGGTAAGTCCGGTCGAAAAGTAAATTATTTAGCCCTTTCTTCACCTGTTAAAGGTACTTCGTTGCATATAATAAGTCTGGTTGAAGAACAAAAACTTTATGGTTTGTTAGGGCCTCAATTGCTGCTTTCTTTTTCAATTATATTATTTTTAGTTGTTCTTGCCGGATGCTATTATTTAGTCAGGTCTACAATTATGCGGCAAATATACGATACTGATATAGCTGATGCGGCAAGGCGTGAAGATGCAATAAATGGTCAGCGTCTGGAACTTGAGCGCGAAATTGAGGAAAGAAAGCTTGCAGATTATTTGAGGATTAAGGCTGAAAGCCGGTATAGAGATATTTTTGATAATGCTCCTTTGGGAATTTTTCAAATTGATATGAATGGCGATTATATGACTGTAAACACTGCATATGCTTCACTTTTGAGGTATGCTGATACAGATGAATTACTTTCTTTAGGTTTGGATGCTCAAAATAAAATTTATTATAATCCTGATGATATTCATAATGTTGTGAATCAACTTAATATTTCAGGTAAAGTCGCTGGGTACGAGGCCTTGTGCGTGTGTAAAGATGGCTCACTTGTTTGGACAAGTCGAGATTTCAGGCTTGTTGATTCAGATTTTGGTGTCCCCAGCTATATTGAAGGGTTTGTTATTGATATTACCGCCCGCAAAAAAGCTGAAGAAAAGCTGCTTAGTAATCAAAGCCGGCTCAGCTCTATTTTTGAAAATTCTCCTGTTGCATTGTGGGAACTAGATTTGTCTATTTTGAAGGATAAGTTTGATTCTTACGGTGAATTTACTGTTGAAAATCTTCGTGAAAACGTTCTTAAAAATCAAAAAAATACTCATGAATGTGTCGAGATGATCAAGATTACCGCTGCAAATAATCTTGCTGTTGATTTTATCGGAGCTAAATCTTGCGAAGAACTTATTGCTTCGGGTTTTTCTTCATATGTTCAGAAAAAATCATGGAAATATTTTAGGTCTATTCTTCTTGATTTTGCGTCAGGTGTGTTGCGGCATAAAAGTGAATTTTACTTTGTTCGTGAGGATGGAAAGGAGCAGTTTTTTATAGTTAATTGCACTATTGACCCGAGCATGGAAGGTTCATGGGGTCGAGTTTTAGCTACTGTAGAAGATATTTCTGAACTCAAAAGAATTGAAAAAGAATTACGGCTCAGCAAAGAAGAGGCGCAAAAAGCCAATGCGGCTAAAGGACAATTTCTTGCCAATATGAGTCATGAATTCAGAACTCCTATGAATGCTATCAAGGGCATGGTTCAGCTCATTCAGGCGACAGAATTAACTGCCGAGCAGAATGAAAATTTGCGGCTTATCAAGTCTTCAGTGGAAAGCTTGCTTGTTATTGCAAATGATATTTTAGATTTTTCTAAAATTGATTCAGGCCATATGGAATTGCAAATTGATTTTCTTGATCTGCCACTCTTTTTAAAAGAGATTCGTGATGTTATGGATATAGGTGCAATGAACAAGGATCTGGAAGTAGTTCTTAAGACAGAAAATATTCCGGTTTGCATTGAAGTTGATAGCATGAGGCTCAGGCAGGTATTGGTCAATTTACTTGGAAATGCGGTTAAATTTACCAGTTCCGGCCAAGTTGTACTTACTGCTGAATTAATGACGGATATCGACTCGGGAAGAAAAAAGAAAATTTATTTTGAAGTTTCTGATACCGGTATAGGACTTCCCGAAGGTGGAGCAGAGCATCTTTTTAAATCATTTGTGCAGGCAGATACTTCGATTACCCGTAAATACGGTGGAACTGGTCTGGGATTGGCTATCTGCCACAAACTTGTAAAGCTTATGGGCGGAGAACTTAATGGCGGCAATAATCCTGATGGGGGCGCTGTATTTTCTTTTGTTTTGCCCGTGTTGGAATGCCTTGTCGGTGCTAATGATGAGCACGCAAAAACAGCTACAGGTGATATAGATACAAATTACGATTTTTCAAAAATCAAAGTGCTTGTTGCAGAAGACAGTAAAATGAACCAGATTCTGCTACGCAAAATTTTTGAAAAGAACGGAGTGAAAAATTTTACTATTGTGGACAACGGTAAAGAAGCTGTGGATGCTATTACTGAGTCGGAAGATTTCGATATAGTTTTTATGGATATCCAGATGCCTATCATGGATGGATTCGAGGCGGCACGGGCTATTCGTAAACTCCATTCACATGTAAGAATTGTAGCTCTTACGGCAAACAGTGACTTAGAGTATTGGCAACGGTGTAAGGAGTGCGGTATGGATATACGTATCACCAAGCCTTTTAATATTGAGGATCTTCTTACTGAACTTAAGAAGGTCTCATGA
- a CDS encoding GAK system ATP-grasp enzyme, which yields MKIGVIGLKGAWSSEQLADAVSQKTGQDRMLFEMKDVRLDLPSGKAVVDGVNLAELDAIIIKKIGKQYSPDLLDRLEMLRMLEGRGVKIFSSPYSILRVLDRLTCTISLQLGDIPMPPTTITEDVDHALAAVDEYGEAVFKPLYSTKARGMFVLKPNPQARETIEKYSKKYKTMYIQKTIDLKDSDLGIVFLGGKYVTTYARCKTNNAWNTTTINGGKYAPFDPPQEIIKLAHKAQSLFNLDFTCVDVALTDDGPFIFEVSAFGGFRGLLDARGIDAASMYADYVIKKVK from the coding sequence ATGAAAATAGGAGTAATCGGGCTTAAGGGAGCTTGGTCTTCAGAGCAACTGGCTGATGCTGTCTCCCAAAAAACAGGTCAGGACAGAATGCTCTTCGAGATGAAGGATGTGCGACTTGACCTTCCTTCCGGTAAGGCTGTTGTCGACGGAGTTAATCTTGCAGAACTTGACGCAATCATCATAAAAAAAATCGGCAAACAATATTCACCAGACCTGCTTGATCGTCTTGAAATGCTTCGCATGCTCGAAGGACGTGGAGTTAAAATATTCTCATCCCCTTATAGCATATTAAGGGTACTGGACAGACTGACTTGCACAATATCATTACAACTTGGCGATATCCCCATGCCGCCTACAACTATCACCGAAGATGTCGACCATGCCCTTGCTGCAGTGGACGAATACGGTGAAGCCGTTTTTAAACCACTCTACAGCACCAAGGCCCGCGGCATGTTTGTGCTTAAACCAAACCCGCAAGCCCGCGAGACTATCGAAAAATACAGCAAAAAATATAAAACCATGTACATCCAGAAAACTATCGATCTCAAAGACAGTGATCTCGGGATCGTTTTCTTAGGCGGAAAATATGTGACAACATATGCTCGCTGTAAAACAAACAATGCATGGAACACCACTACAATAAACGGTGGAAAATACGCTCCCTTTGATCCACCACAAGAAATAATAAAACTTGCCCACAAGGCTCAATCTCTGTTCAATCTGGACTTTACCTGCGTTGATGTAGCCTTAACAGACGACGGGCCTTTCATCTTCGAAGTTTCGGCCTTCGGAGGATTCAGAGGATTGCTTGATGCGCGTGGGATAGACGCTGCGTCCATGTACGCAGATTATGTAATTAAGAAGGTAAAATAA